DNA from Salifodinibacter halophilus:
GGTTCTGCAGCCCGATGCCTGCGGCGAGCGTGAGCCCGTTGAGTATGCCCTCCGGATCTCCGCTGCCGAAGCCCACCCCCACGGCCAGCCCCTCGGGGAAGTTGTGCAGCGTTATCGCGAAGATGAAGAGCCAGATCCGCTGCAGGCTTACGCCGGCTCCCTCCCGGCCTTTCAGGAAGTGGCGGTGGGGGAGGTAGCGGTTTGAGGCGTCTAGAAACAGCGCGCCGAGC
Protein-coding regions in this window:
- a CDS encoding ZIP family metal transporter, whose translation is LGALFLDASNRYLPHRHFLKGREGAGVSLQRIWLFIFAITLHNFPEGLAVGVGFGSGDPEGILNGLTLAAGIGLQN